The following coding sequences lie in one Miscanthus floridulus cultivar M001 chromosome 9, ASM1932011v1, whole genome shotgun sequence genomic window:
- the LOC136480742 gene encoding ubiquitin carboxyl-terminal hydrolase 2-like, which translates to MEKKGRAKGGGSSDAERASNLKEYALMDEASRRLAFSEYVPLKEDQQQEGGADAKAQPKMRKGRKQLQKKEIGGADTKVKDGDEWDCWHCSNEDVSRLNKARLLMLSSKNAASCEHCQEDSSTNQQASGSKGRGDKEEEEEKKKKKKKGGDTRGAAAKDQTKIKNSDIWVCLECSRQFCGGADSSKPEGHVKLHCYENQHWWAAHYDDPTLIYCFKCRVEVVVRIPDVSLSQKKEKTEASYEPKATKSTKLMEGMGSNNPAQISSPSDQMDIPEMDLKLSLPITREEGKVASDPGEVSSPPSWDWGWDSGSDWDEETTATTKLMKGMGSDDPAQISPPSDQMAIPEMDLKLSPPIAREEDKGTSDTGEVSSPPSDKTEINQLSRPIDNQDIAISGSAATSMNVIKGLPSIGNSCFFNVMLQNLLGIDSLRCKILGSDLWMGPRVACLKQLFVETSTSYDAGVPLNPEILFAIICQNFPEFSGGTMHDNAELFGRFLGSLHDEETDSWQISMDDSNNGKVTTLVDSMFRGQECSTVSSRECPHESPKSQGFCLLQLTLPQLQDSTPVSIEDCFALYTKPDLLPAWHCEE; encoded by the coding sequence ATGGAAAAGAAGGGCAGAGCTAAGGGTGGTGGGTCCTCGGATGCTGAACGTGCCTCGAACCTCAAGGAATATGCGCTCATGGATGAGGCGTCACGAAGGCTTGCTTTCTCGGAGTACGTCCCATTGAAGGAAGACCAGCAGCAGGAAGGAGGCGCTGATGCTAAGGCGCAGCCAAAGATGAGGAAAGGCAGAAAGCAGCTGCAGAAAAAGGAGATAGGAGGTGCTGATACCAAGGTGAAGGATGGCGATGAATGGGATTGCTGGCACTGCAGCAACGAGGATGTATCTCGCTTGAACAAGGCTCGCCTGCTGATGCTGTCTTCCAAAAATGCTGCATCATGTGAGCATTGCCAGGAAGATTCCTCAACGAATCAGCAAGCCTCGGGAAGCAAGGGACGAGGTgataaggaggaggaggaggagaagaaaaagaagaagaagaaaggtggggaCACAAGAGGCGCTGCTGCCAAGGATCAGACAAAGATTAAGAACAGCGATATCTGGGTCTGTTTGGAGTGCAGTAGGCAATTCTGTGGTGGTGCAGATAGCAGCAAGCCAGAAGGCCATGTTAAATTGCACTGCTATGAGAATCAACACTGGTGGGCTGCACATTACGATGATCCAACCTTGATATATTGTTTTAAATGTAGAGTGGAGGTTGTCGTTAGGATCCCTGATGTTTCACTGTCACAAAAGAAAGAGAAGACTGAAGCTTCATATGAACCAAAAGCTACAAAATCGACAAAGCTAATGGAGGGCATGGGATCCAACAATCCTGCACAAATATCATCCCCATCAGATCAGATGGACATCCCGGAGATGGACCTGAAGCTCTCTCTGCCTATAACCAGGGAGGAGGGCAAGGTAGCCAGTGATCCTGGTGAAGTATCATCTCCCCCATCATGGGACTGGGGATGGGACTCAGGCAGTGACTGGGATGAAGAGACCACGGCGACGACAAAACTAATGAAGGGCATGGGGTCCGATGATCCTGCACAAATATCACCCCCATCAGATCAGATGGCAATCCCGGAGATGGACCTGAAGCTCTCTCCGCCTATAGCCAGGGAGGAGGACAAGGGAACCAGTGATACCGGTGAAGTGTCATCTCCTCCTTCAGACAAGACAGAAATAAACCAGCTCTCTCGGCCTATAGACAATCAGGATATTGCCATATCCGGATCAGCTGCCACCAGCATGAACGTCATTAAAGGGCTGCCAAGTATTGGAAATTCTTGCTTCTTCAATGTGATGCTCCAGAATCTGCTTGGAATTGATTCACTGCGGTGCAAGATATTAGGATCAGACCTTTGGATGGGGCCCCGTGTTGCGTGTTTGAAGCAGCTCTTTGTGGAGACTAGCACTTCATATGATGCAGGAGTCCCACTTAACCCAGAGATCCTTTTTGCAATTATCTGCCAAAATTTTCCTGAATTCAGTGGTGGCACCATGCACGACAACGCTGAGTTGTTTGGCCGTTTTCTTGGTAGTTTGCACGATGAGGAAACTGATTCATGGCAAATTTCAATGGATGATTCCAACAATGGAAAGGTCACAACATTAGTTGATTCAATGTTTAGGGGCCAGGAGTGCAGTACTGTGTCCAGCAGAGAGTGCCCGCACGAGTCCCCTAAATCTCAAGGCTTCTGTCTTTTGCAACTGACTCTTCCACAGCTTCAAGACAGTACTCCTGTGTCTATAGAAGACTGCTTCGCGTTGTATACCAAGCCAGATCTTCTACCTGCATGGCATTGTGAGGAGTGA
- the LOC136484187 gene encoding dehydration-responsive element-binding protein 1A-like: protein MCQIKKEMSAESGSPSASTSPEHHQTVWTSPPKRPAGRTKFRETRHPVFRGVRRRGNAGRWVCEVRVPGRRGCRLWLGTFDTAEAAARAHDAAMLAIAGAGTCLNFADSAWLLTVPASYASLADVRNAVAEAVEDFQRREALPEEEDARSATSSMPSSPAIDDDAEEASSATEDSPFELDVFGDMSWDLYYASLAQAMLMEPPSTITAFCDDAVAEVPLWSY, encoded by the coding sequence ATGTGCCAGATCAAGAAGGAGATGAGCGCCGAGTCTGGCTCGCCATCGGCCTCCACCTCGCCGGAGCACCACCAGACGGTGTGGACGTCGCCGCCGAAGCGGCCGGCGGGGCGGACCAAGTTCCGGGAGACGCGGCACCCCGTGTTCCGCGGCGTCCGGCGTCGGGGCAACGCCGGGCGGTGGGTGTGCGAGGTGCGCGTGCCCGGTCGCCGCGGCTGCAGGCTCTGGCTCGGCACATTCGACACCGCCGAGGCCGCGGCGCGCGCGCACGATGCCGCCATGCTTGCCATCGCCGGCGCGGGCACCTGCCTTAACTTCGCCGACTCGGCCTGGCTCCTCACGGTCCCTGCCTCCTACGCTAGCCTCGCCGACGTCCGAAACGCGGTCGCCGAGGCCGTGGAGGACTTCCAGCGCCGCGAGGCGCTCCCGGAGGAGGAGGACGCTCGCTCGGCCACGTCGTCGATGCCGTCCTCTCCCGCCATCGACGACGACGCCGAGGAAGCCTCTTCGGCCACCGAGGACTCGCCGTTCGAACTGGACGTGTTCGGTGACATGAGTTGGGACTTGTACTACGCGAGCTTGGCGCAGGCGATGCTCATGGAGCCACCGTCCACAATCACCGCGTTCTGCGACGACGCCGTTGCCGAAGTGCCACTCTGGAGCTACTAG